The nucleotide sequence TTTTATGCCGTCGGATCCGGAGTCATTCGCAAATAAGGTTTAATTTCTTTTACACCTTTACTGAACATGGTTTTTGCGTCTTCGGTAGTAATGGCCGGGCTAACAACCACGTCTTCACCGTTCTTCCAGTTGGCAGGGGTAGCTACCTTATGGTTCGCGGTAAGTTGTAATGAATCGATAACACGCAATAGCTCATGGAAGTTTCTACCTGTTGAAGCCGGATAGGTAATCATTAGCTTGACCGTTTTGTCGGGAGCGATGATAAAAACCGAACGAACGGTTAGGGTGTTGTCGGCATTTGGGTGGATCATGTCGTAAAGATCTGACACCTTTCGATCTTCATCGGCTATAATAGGGAAATCTACCGTAGTATTTTCAACCTCGTTGATGTCTTTGATCCATTCAACATGGGATGCGGCCCCATCTACGCTCAAGGCCAACATTTTAACGTTGCGTTTCGCGAACTCATCTTTAAACTGGGCCGCAGTACCTAGTTCGGTGGTGCAGACCGGGGTGAAATCAGCAGGGTGTGAAAAAAGAATACCCCAACTATCGCCTAAATAATCGTAAAGGTTTATTTGGCCTAATGAACTATCGGCCGTAAAATTTGGGGCTTTGTCGCCCAATCGTATTGTTGCCATTTGAAATGTTTTTAGGTTTGAAATAGAATCCTATAAATTTAGTAGATTATAAAAACAGAACCTTAGGTTAATGGTTAAAAATCTATTAAAGTTTTCTATTTTTAGAAGTATGGAAAATAATGAACTAGAAGCCCTTCAATATCCGATAGGAAAATTTCAACGTCCGAAGGAAATTGACCACGAACAGATCCAGGAATGGATTGAGGTTCTTGAGAAATTGCCCAATGAATTAACTCTATTGGTCGAGGGCTTGACCGAAGAACAATTGGAAACCCCTTATCGACCGGGAGGGTGGACGGTAAGACAGACCATACATCATATAGCCGATAGCCATCACAACAGTTATATACGCTTTAAATGGGCCTTGACGGAAGACACCCCCATAATTAAGGCCTACGACGAGAAGGCTTGGGCTAAACTATTTGACAGTAAAACCGCACCCGTACAATTGGCATTAGACCATTTGAGTGCCGTTCATGGTAGATGGGTCTACTTGTTAAAAGGCCTTGGCGAAGAACAGTTAAAACGAAGGTTTGTTCATCCAGATAGCCGTGTAGCGATTGCTTTGGATGAGAATATCGGTCAGTATGCATGGCACGGGCGGCATCACTTCGCGCATATATACAATTTAATGGAAAGAAAGGGCTGGACCCGCTAAAGAACCTGCGCTATTTTTTCCATTTAATATTACAGCCGATACTCGGTTTCTGTACTTCGCTTATCTTTTGGTTGCCTAATAGCGCATCTATGGCATTGCGAAGGTCTTTTCCGGTTACGGGAATGCCATTT is from Zobellia galactanivorans and encodes:
- a CDS encoding peroxiredoxin, whose protein sequence is MATIRLGDKAPNFTADSSLGQINLYDYLGDSWGILFSHPADFTPVCTTELGTAAQFKDEFAKRNVKMLALSVDGAASHVEWIKDINEVENTTVDFPIIADEDRKVSDLYDMIHPNADNTLTVRSVFIIAPDKTVKLMITYPASTGRNFHELLRVIDSLQLTANHKVATPANWKNGEDVVVSPAITTEDAKTMFSKGVKEIKPYLRMTPDPTA
- a CDS encoding YfiT family bacillithiol transferase; translated protein: MENNELEALQYPIGKFQRPKEIDHEQIQEWIEVLEKLPNELTLLVEGLTEEQLETPYRPGGWTVRQTIHHIADSHHNSYIRFKWALTEDTPIIKAYDEKAWAKLFDSKTAPVQLALDHLSAVHGRWVYLLKGLGEEQLKRRFVHPDSRVAIALDENIGQYAWHGRHHFAHIYNLMERKGWTR